CGCATTCAACTTCCCGGTGTGGGGCTTCCTCGAGAAGCTGGCGCCGGCCTTCATCGCCGGAGTGCCGTCGATCGTCAAGCCGGCAAGTCAGACGGCCTACCTCACCGAACTGGTGTTCCGCCGCATCATCGAGTCCGGGCTGCTGCCGGAAGGGTCGGTCCAGCTGCTCTCCGGCAGCGCGCGTGATCTGCTCGACCACCTCGGTGGGCAGGATTCGGTCGCGTTCACCGGATCCGCGGACACCGCGGCGATGCTGCGGGCCCATCCGCGAGTTGTCGCCGAGGGTGTGCACTTCAACGCCGAGGCGGATTCGCTCAACGCCTCCATTCTCGGTGCAGACGTCGAACCCGGCAGCGAGGAGTTCGATCTCTACGTCAAACAACTCGTCACGGAGATGACCGTGAAGGCCGGCCAGAAGTGCACCGCGATCCGCCGTGCCTTCGTTCCGTCCGGCCTGGTCGACGACGTGGTCGAGGCCGTGCGGGGCCGCCTCGCGCGGGTCGTGGTCGGCGCCCCCGGTGCCGAGGGGGTCACCATGGGCGCGCTGGCGAGCGTCGAGCAGCGCGACGAGGTGCTGAAAGCGCTTCGCGGACTGACGAAGTCGGCGCAGATCGTGGTGGGCGACCCGGAGGACTTCGACGTCGTGGGGGCGGACCGGTCGGCCGGCGCGTTCCTGCCCCCGATCCTGCTGCGCTGTGACGACACGACTGCCGACGAGCCGCACGACATCGAGGCGTTCGGGCCGGTGAGCACGGTGATCGGATACGCCGGCACCGACGAGCTGCTCGAACTCGCGGCCCGCGGCAAGGGCAGCCTCGTGGCATCCCTCGTCACCCGCGACGCCGGGCTCGCCCGCGACATCGTGCTGGGGCTGGCGCCGTTTCACGGACGGGTCCTGGTTCTCAACCGGGACGACGCGCGGGAATCGACCGGGCACGGCTCGCCGCTCCCGGTGCTCGTGCACGGTGGCCCGGGCCGCGCCGGTGGCGGTGAGGAGCTCGGTGGCATCCGTGGAGTCCTGCACCACATGCAACGCACCGCGGTCCAGGCCACCCCCGACATCCTGACTGCCGTCGGCAACCGTTGGGTCCCCGGATCTCGGCGAGCCGACGAGGGTATCCATCCGTTCCGGAAGAATCTGGCGGAGTTGCGGATCGGGGACACCGTCGTCGGAGGACCGCGGCAGGTCACACTGGCGGACATCGACCATTTCGCGGAGTTCACCGGCGACACCTTCTATGCGCACACCGATCCCGATGCTGCGGCGGCGAACCCTCTCTTCGGCGGCATCGTCGCGCACGGCTACCTCGTGGTCTCGCTCGCGGCTGGGCTGTTCGTCGAGCCGAACCCGGGACCTGTCCTCGCGAACTTCGGCGTCGACAGTCTGCGTTTCCTCACCCCGGTCAAGGCGGACGACAGTCTGACGGTGACGCTGACGGCGAAGCAGATCACACCGCGCAGCAGCGCCGACTACGGCGAGGTGCGGTGGGACGCCGTGGTCGAGAATCAGAACGGCGATGCGGTAGCGACCTACGACGTCCTCACCCTCGTCGCCAAGGGCGCGTCCGACGAGGGGCTCTGACATGGGGCGAAAGGTGGTGGTCTGTTACGGCCATCCCGAGGATCCCGATGCTGAGACGATGCACGCAGGACTGGCGTCGGCGGAGATGCGGGAAGCCG
This genomic stretch from Prescottella soli harbors:
- the paaZ gene encoding phenylacetic acid degradation bifunctional protein PaaZ; the protein is MSRLVQSYVAGSWYTAPDAGTPLLSAVDGSEVARISSTGLDVAGMVTYARAVGGPALAELTFHERAAALKALALTLMAGKDEFYELSTATGATRRDSGVDIDGGFGTLLSYASKARRELPNDTVYLDGPHEQLGKAGTFLGQHVYTSRRGVAVQINAFNFPVWGFLEKLAPAFIAGVPSIVKPASQTAYLTELVFRRIIESGLLPEGSVQLLSGSARDLLDHLGGQDSVAFTGSADTAAMLRAHPRVVAEGVHFNAEADSLNASILGADVEPGSEEFDLYVKQLVTEMTVKAGQKCTAIRRAFVPSGLVDDVVEAVRGRLARVVVGAPGAEGVTMGALASVEQRDEVLKALRGLTKSAQIVVGDPEDFDVVGADRSAGAFLPPILLRCDDTTADEPHDIEAFGPVSTVIGYAGTDELLELAARGKGSLVASLVTRDAGLARDIVLGLAPFHGRVLVLNRDDARESTGHGSPLPVLVHGGPGRAGGGEELGGIRGVLHHMQRTAVQATPDILTAVGNRWVPGSRRADEGIHPFRKNLAELRIGDTVVGGPRQVTLADIDHFAEFTGDTFYAHTDPDAAAANPLFGGIVAHGYLVVSLAAGLFVEPNPGPVLANFGVDSLRFLTPVKADDSLTVTLTAKQITPRSSADYGEVRWDAVVENQNGDAVATYDVLTLVAKGASDEGL